One Halostagnicola kamekurae DNA segment encodes these proteins:
- the dnaK gene encoding molecular chaperone DnaK — MTSNKILGIDLGTTNSAFAVMEGGDPEIIVNSEGDRTTPSVVAFTDDERLVGKPAKNQAIQNPEKTIASIKRHMGEEDYTVEIEGEDYTPEEISAMILQKIKHDAEEYLGDDIEKAVITVPAYFSDRQRQATKDAGEIAGFDVERIINEPTAASMAYGLEDDADQTVLVYDLGGGTFDVSILDLGGGVYEVVATNGDNDLGGDDWDHAIIDWLAEQFEAEHGVDLREDRQALQRLKDAAEEAKIELSSRKETEINLPFITAGDDGPIHLEESMTRAKFESLTSDLIERTVEPTEQALEDAGYEKGDIDEVLLVGGSTRMPQVAEKVEELIGEEPQKNVNPDEAVALGAAIQGGVLGGEVDDVVLLDVTPLSLGIEVKGGLFERLIEKNTTIPTEESKVFTTAADNQTSVQVRVFQGERELAEKNELLGEFHLTGIPPAPAGTPQIEVGFSIDENGIVNVSAEDKGTGTSEEITIEGGAGLSDEEIDRLQEEAEEHAEEDQQRRERIEARNSAEAAIQRAETLLEENEEVDDEIRESVEAAVEDLEETIDDEDAEADDIEAATETLSKELQEIGKQVYQDAGAGAAGGAAGAGAAGAGAAGGPGAAGGAGMGGGMGGGPNPGAGGPDAGDDEYVDADFEDVEDESDDDGDDS; from the coding sequence ATGACGAGCAACAAGATTCTCGGGATCGACCTCGGGACGACGAACAGTGCCTTCGCAGTGATGGAAGGCGGTGACCCGGAGATCATCGTCAACTCGGAGGGCGACCGAACCACGCCGTCGGTCGTGGCCTTTACCGACGACGAACGGCTCGTCGGCAAACCGGCGAAGAATCAGGCGATTCAGAACCCGGAAAAGACCATCGCCTCGATCAAGCGCCACATGGGCGAGGAGGACTACACCGTCGAGATCGAGGGTGAAGACTACACGCCCGAAGAGATCTCGGCGATGATCCTCCAGAAGATCAAACACGACGCGGAGGAGTACCTCGGTGACGACATCGAGAAGGCGGTCATCACGGTGCCGGCGTACTTCTCGGACCGACAGCGCCAGGCGACCAAAGACGCCGGCGAGATCGCCGGTTTCGATGTCGAGCGGATCATCAACGAGCCGACCGCGGCGTCGATGGCCTACGGCTTGGAGGACGACGCCGATCAGACCGTCCTCGTCTACGACCTCGGCGGCGGGACGTTCGACGTCTCGATCCTCGATCTGGGCGGCGGCGTCTACGAGGTCGTCGCGACCAACGGCGACAACGACCTCGGCGGCGACGACTGGGACCACGCCATCATCGACTGGCTGGCCGAGCAGTTCGAGGCCGAACACGGCGTCGACCTCCGCGAGGACCGACAGGCCCTCCAGCGGCTCAAAGACGCCGCAGAGGAGGCCAAGATCGAACTCAGCAGCCGGAAGGAAACCGAGATCAACCTCCCCTTCATCACCGCGGGCGACGACGGCCCGATCCACCTAGAAGAGAGCATGACTCGAGCCAAGTTCGAGTCGCTCACGTCGGATCTCATCGAGCGCACGGTCGAACCGACCGAGCAGGCGCTCGAGGACGCGGGCTACGAGAAGGGCGACATCGACGAAGTCCTGCTCGTCGGCGGCTCGACCCGGATGCCACAGGTCGCCGAGAAGGTCGAGGAACTCATCGGCGAGGAGCCACAGAAGAACGTCAACCCCGACGAGGCCGTCGCGCTCGGCGCGGCGATTCAGGGCGGCGTCCTCGGTGGCGAGGTCGACGACGTCGTCTTGCTCGACGTGACGCCGCTCTCGCTCGGTATCGAGGTCAAGGGCGGCCTCTTCGAGCGACTCATCGAGAAGAACACGACGATTCCGACCGAGGAGTCGAAGGTGTTCACGACCGCGGCGGACAACCAGACGTCGGTGCAGGTCCGGGTCTTCCAGGGCGAGCGCGAGCTCGCCGAGAAGAACGAACTGCTCGGCGAGTTCCACCTGACCGGCATCCCGCCGGCACCGGCCGGAACGCCCCAGATCGAGGTCGGCTTCTCGATCGACGAGAACGGGATCGTCAACGTCTCCGCCGAAGACAAGGGAACCGGCACCAGCGAGGAGATCACGATCGAGGGCGGTGCCGGTCTCTCCGACGAGGAGATCGATCGACTGCAAGAGGAAGCAGAAGAACACGCCGAAGAGGACCAGCAGCGCCGCGAACGGATCGAGGCGCGCAACTCCGCCGAGGCCGCGATCCAGCGCGCGGAGACGCTCCTCGAGGAGAACGAGGAGGTCGACGACGAGATCCGCGAGAGCGTCGAAGCGGCCGTCGAGGACCTAGAAGAGACGATCGACGACGAGGACGCCGAGGCCGACGACATCGAGGCGGCGACCGAGACCCTGAGCAAGGAACTACAGGAGATCGGCAAACAGGTCTACCAGGACGCTGGCGCGGGTGCAGCCGGCGGAGCAGCCGGCGCTGGAGCCGCCGGCGCGGGCGCTGCCGGCGGCCCGGGAGCCGCGGGCGGTGCTGGAATGGGAGGCGGCATGGGCGGCGGTCCGAACCCCGGCGCTGGCGGCCCGGACGCGGGTGACGACGAGTACGTCGACGCCGACTTCGAGGACGTCGAAGACGAGAGCGACGACGACGGCGACGACTCCTAA